The sequence TGCGCTCGACGCCGAGGCGGTGCTGCGGTTCCGGGACGAGGCCGTGTCCGGCTACGACGACTCCGGGCAGGTGCCGTGGCTGACGGACAAGGGCATCCGGCTCCTCCGCGGCCGCGGGCGGCTCACGGGTGAGCGGACGGTCGAGGTGACCGACGGCCCGGACGGCGGGACCGCCCTGCGGGCCCGCCGCGCGGTCGTCCTCGCCACCGGCTCCGCGGCCTCGGTGCCGGACGTCCCCGGGCTGCGCGACGCGCGTCCGTGGACCAGCCGCGACGCCACCTCCGCCCGGGCTGTCCCGGGCCGACTGGCCGTGCTGGGTGCGGGCGTCGTCGGGCTCGAGATGGCGCAGGCGTGGTCCTCCCTCGGCTCGCGCGTCACGCTCCTGGAGCGCGGGGACGCCCTCCTCCCCCGCCACGAGCCCGTCGTCGGGCGGCTGCTCACCGAGGCCCTGCGAGAGGACGGTGTCGACGTGCGCTTCGGCGCGAGCACGACCGCCGTCGAGCGGGCCGGCGACGGGACCGTCACCCTCCGCCTCGACGGCGACGGGGACGTCGTGGCCGACGAGCTGCTCGTCGCCGCCGGGCGCCGCCCCCGCACGAGCGGCCTGGGGCTCGGCGCCGTCGGGCTCGACGAGGACCGGCCGGTCCCCGTCGACGACACCCTGCAGGCCGACGGCGTGCCGTGGCTGTACGCGATCGGCGACGTCAACGGACGGGTGCTGCTCACCCACCAGGGCAAGTACCAGGGGCGCGTCGCCGCCGACGCGGTCCTCGCCCGTGCCCGCGGCGAGGAGCCGTCGTGGACGGCGTGGGCGGACGAGCGCGCCGTGCCCCAGGTCGTGTTCACCGACCCCGAGGTCGCCGCGGTCGGCGTCACCGCCGCGCAGGCCCGCGAGGCGGGCCACGAGGTGCGGGTGCTCGAGCACGACATGTCGACGGCCGGCAGCTACCTGCACGCGCCGGAGGGCTACCGCGGCGCCGCGGTGCTCGTCGTCGACGCCGCGCGCGACGTGCTGCTCGGCGCCACGTTCGTCGGGCAGGACGTCGCCGACCTGCTGCACTCCGCGACCGTCGCGGTGGTCGGCGAGGTGCCGCTGGCCCGGCTGCGG comes from Aquipuribacter sp. SD81 and encodes:
- a CDS encoding dihydrolipoyl dehydrogenase family protein, giving the protein MDVVVVGAGPAGEVAAGRVADGGLTVAVVEAERVGGECSFWACVPSKALLRPAHALRAARRVPGAREAVTGALDAEAVLRFRDEAVSGYDDSGQVPWLTDKGIRLLRGRGRLTGERTVEVTDGPDGGTALRARRAVVLATGSAASVPDVPGLRDARPWTSRDATSARAVPGRLAVLGAGVVGLEMAQAWSSLGSRVTLLERGDALLPRHEPVVGRLLTEALREDGVDVRFGASTTAVERAGDGTVTLRLDGDGDVVADELLVAAGRRPRTSGLGLGAVGLDEDRPVPVDDTLQADGVPWLYAIGDVNGRVLLTHQGKYQGRVAADAVLARARGEEPSWTAWADERAVPQVVFTDPEVAAVGVTAAQAREAGHEVRVLEHDMSTAGSYLHAPEGYRGAAVLVVDAARDVLLGATFVGQDVADLLHSATVAVVGEVPLARLRHAVPSFPTISETWLRLLEEAGL